The following proteins are encoded in a genomic region of Gimesia algae:
- a CDS encoding c-type cytochrome: MIQAFQTLCITISTILVSQTLLAAETIESPSTQIWTFQNPEHGWTAYSDCKLSVKDNLLHVDSTGKDPHFGRELKSAAGWKQVKLKLRADFPLKGEVYWKTEKNNSYADSRSERFDLKKKKPDWQELSFVFYADSEMTGLRIDPASQTGLIEIESISLGNTEAPRSATATPADQIKLLKDFKVELLYSVPTEVQGSWVSMTIDPKGRLITSDQYGDLYRITPAKIGSKTNDTQVEKLKVDMGMAHGLLYAFDSLYAVVNGGKERLSGLYRLKDTTGDDQFDEVKFLREIKGGGEHGPHAIILSPDKKSLYIAAGNHTNLPDPEKSLVPRNWSEDLLLHRLWDARGHAAGKLAPGGWICRTDPEGKEFEIVSTGFRNEYDIAFNPEGELFTYDADMEWDVGSPWYRPTRVNHVTSGSEFGWRSGTGKWPDYYPDSLPAVVNIGQGSPTGIIFGTGAKFPAKYQEALFISDWSYGIIYAVHLKPQGASYVATYEKFASATPLPVTDLVVSPVDGAFYFTIGGRRTQSGLYRITYTGDESTAPAEPNPDALAGLRELRRDLEELHAQKNETIVYSVWPYLGHEDRHIRFAARIALEHQPVEQWQNCVLLEKDPTTLITGGIALARNGSPAFKTPLVNVLKKLNWNKLTDTQKMDLLRLYQLVFVRLGGPTERERLDLLAQINKAYPAANSFMNRELSRVLVYLNAPKVIERTLELQDRALTQEEQIHYAKVLMNLTTGWNDSLRKKYFEWFLKSTAHKGGMSFNKFLVNIRAEAINNLSEAEKEMLKPVLEVNLEKAEPVAEGPPRPFVKKWTVGELLNAENSDHTQRNFEQGRKMFAAATCFKCHRFAGEGGTIGPDLTGAGGRFNAQNLLESIIEPSKVISDQYASTMFVLDDGRVVNGRVINLSGKNLMVLTDMANPSKLTSIDQDTIEEMLPSKSSMMPTGLIDTLTKEEALDLLAFLRSGGDPEHSLFQKKD, from the coding sequence ATGATTCAAGCATTTCAAACTCTGTGTATCACCATCAGCACAATACTTGTTTCTCAGACACTGCTGGCCGCTGAAACTATCGAGTCGCCGTCAACTCAGATATGGACGTTCCAGAATCCGGAACACGGCTGGACCGCTTACTCGGATTGTAAACTTTCGGTCAAAGACAATCTGCTACACGTGGACAGTACAGGAAAGGATCCACACTTCGGTCGCGAATTGAAATCAGCAGCCGGCTGGAAACAGGTGAAATTAAAACTGCGGGCTGACTTTCCCCTGAAGGGGGAGGTCTATTGGAAAACGGAAAAAAACAACAGCTATGCCGATTCCCGTTCTGAACGATTTGATTTAAAGAAGAAAAAACCAGACTGGCAGGAACTGTCGTTCGTCTTTTACGCCGATTCTGAAATGACGGGTCTCAGGATTGATCCGGCCAGTCAGACAGGTTTGATTGAAATCGAATCAATCTCACTGGGTAATACAGAAGCACCGCGTTCTGCAACAGCCACTCCCGCAGACCAGATCAAATTGCTCAAAGATTTTAAGGTGGAGTTATTGTATTCGGTTCCAACCGAAGTACAGGGATCGTGGGTCAGTATGACCATTGATCCCAAAGGACGGCTCATTACTTCCGATCAGTACGGCGACCTGTATCGCATCACCCCGGCAAAAATTGGTTCAAAAACAAATGATACCCAGGTGGAAAAACTGAAGGTCGATATGGGCATGGCACATGGGCTGCTGTATGCCTTCGACAGTCTGTACGCCGTAGTGAATGGTGGTAAGGAACGACTTTCTGGCCTGTATCGTCTCAAAGATACCACTGGAGACGATCAGTTTGACGAAGTCAAATTCCTGCGAGAAATTAAGGGAGGTGGCGAACATGGGCCGCATGCCATCATTCTTTCGCCTGATAAAAAATCGCTCTACATCGCTGCCGGTAATCATACCAATTTACCGGACCCTGAGAAATCACTGGTGCCCCGCAACTGGAGTGAGGACCTGTTGCTGCATCGCTTGTGGGATGCCCGTGGGCATGCTGCCGGTAAACTGGCACCAGGGGGCTGGATCTGTCGTACGGATCCGGAAGGCAAAGAATTTGAGATCGTCAGCACCGGCTTCCGGAATGAGTATGACATCGCTTTCAATCCGGAAGGGGAACTGTTTACTTATGATGCCGACATGGAATGGGACGTCGGCTCTCCCTGGTATCGACCCACGCGCGTGAATCATGTTACCAGCGGCAGTGAATTCGGCTGGCGTTCGGGTACGGGGAAATGGCCCGATTATTATCCCGACAGTCTTCCAGCTGTTGTGAATATCGGTCAGGGTTCTCCAACAGGGATTATTTTTGGCACCGGTGCGAAATTTCCGGCAAAATATCAGGAAGCGTTATTCATTTCGGACTGGAGTTACGGGATTATTTACGCTGTCCATCTGAAGCCGCAGGGCGCTTCTTATGTCGCGACATATGAGAAATTCGCTTCCGCCACACCTCTGCCTGTGACGGATCTGGTCGTCAGTCCTGTGGATGGTGCATTTTACTTTACGATTGGCGGTCGACGCACGCAGTCCGGTTTGTATCGCATCACTTATACAGGCGATGAATCGACGGCTCCTGCGGAACCGAACCCGGATGCGCTCGCCGGTCTGCGGGAATTACGACGAGATCTGGAAGAATTGCATGCTCAAAAGAATGAAACGATTGTCTATTCGGTCTGGCCTTACCTGGGTCACGAAGATCGTCACATTCGTTTTGCGGCGCGCATTGCTCTTGAACACCAGCCTGTCGAACAATGGCAGAACTGCGTGCTGCTGGAAAAAGATCCAACGACGTTAATCACCGGCGGAATCGCGCTGGCACGCAATGGCAGTCCTGCATTCAAAACACCGTTAGTGAATGTATTAAAAAAACTGAACTGGAACAAACTGACGGACACACAAAAAATGGATCTGCTACGGTTGTATCAACTGGTATTTGTCCGGCTGGGAGGGCCGACGGAGAGAGAGCGTCTGGATCTTCTCGCGCAGATCAACAAAGCATATCCTGCTGCCAATTCTTTTATGAATCGTGAATTAAGCCGAGTGCTGGTTTATCTGAATGCTCCCAAAGTCATTGAACGGACTCTGGAACTCCAGGATCGAGCGCTGACGCAGGAGGAACAGATTCATTATGCGAAGGTACTTATGAATCTGACGACAGGCTGGAATGACAGTCTGCGCAAGAAATACTTTGAATGGTTTCTCAAGTCGACCGCCCATAAAGGGGGGATGTCGTTCAATAAATTTCTGGTCAATATTCGGGCGGAAGCAATTAATAATCTGTCTGAAGCGGAAAAGGAAATGTTGAAACCGGTTCTGGAAGTCAATCTCGAAAAAGCGGAACCCGTTGCAGAAGGACCACCACGACCCTTTGTTAAGAAGTGGACCGTTGGTGAATTACTGAATGCAGAAAACAGCGATCATACTCAGCGCAATTTCGAACAGGGACGCAAGATGTTTGCTGCTGCGACCTGTTTTAAATGTCATCGCTTTGCTGGCGAAGGGGGGACCATTGGTCCCGATCTGACCGGAGCAGGCGGACGCTTCAATGCACAAAACCTCCTGGAATCAATTATTGAACCCTCGAAGGTGATCTCAGATCAGTATGCTTCGACCATGTTTGTCCTGGATGATGGTCGCGTCGTGAATGGGCGCGTGATTAATCTCAGTGGTAAAAATCTGATGGTGCTCACGGATATGGCCAATCCCAGTAAGCTGACATCGATCGACCAGGATACGATTGAAGAAATGCTGCCTTCCAAGTCATCCATGATGCCTACCGGTCTCATTGATACACTCACGAAGGAAGAAGCACTCGATCTATTGGCTTTCCTGCGATCTGGTGGAGATCCGGAACATTCACTGTTTCAGAAGAAAGACTAA